TAGGAAAAGGAAAATATGTTTTGGTAGACTTCTGGGCATCTTGGTGTGGTCCTTGTCGAGCCGAAATTCCTAATATCAAGGAGTTGTACGATAAATATCATAGTAAAGGACTCGATGTCTTGGGCGTAGCCGTTTGGGATAAAGTAGAAGATACTCAAAAAGCTATAAAGGAACTGGGAATCGTTTGGCCTCAGATTATTAATGCACAGCAGATTCCTACCGAATTATACGGTATTCAAGGAATCCCTCACATCATTTTGTTTGCTCCCGACGGTACGATTGTCGCTCGCGATTTGCGCGAAGAGGCAATGAAGGAAAAGGTGGCAGAAGTTATGAAGAAATAATAGATTTCCTATCGTAAGGGTTAAAGGAGTGGCGATTGCCACTCCTTTTTTTGTGTGTTTGTGTTTCATTTCTTTTTCTTTTATGTTTCATTTTTGATTCAAATAGAAAATTATAGAATTTAGAAAGAAAGTAAACGAAATACTTTGTATATAAATAAAAAAATATTATACTTGCACAAAAATAATTATTTCATTTCTTGTCAATTCTAAAAAGTGTTATTATGAAAAACAAATTACTTTTAGTGAGCTGTGCTCTATTTTTGTTTTCGGGTACGGCTTTTGCCGAAAATTTATTAGTGACCAAAACATCGGGAGGTGCAGACGAAGAAGGAACTCTCCCTTATGTCGTGGCTAATGCACCGGGCGGGTCGGTCATCGAGCTGTCTATCGGTGATGAGACCACCGTTACGATTCCCGAAACGATTTTGATAGACAAAAACCTGACTATCGACGGTAAAGGAAAAACGATTTCCGTGGCCGAGCCGGGAGTTTCTAATTATCGTATTTTTAAAATCGGGCTTTACGAACCCGAAGATGGGGCGGAATTAATATCGCTTACGTTGAAAAACTGTACGCTCTACGGTGGTGACGGTACGGCTTTGGTCGATACGGAAACGACTATGGCTACTTGGTCGGCTACTATTTTGGTCGGTAAGAACGGTACGCTCACCGGCGAGAACCTGATTTTCGAAAAGGCGAAAAACGGTTATGCTGCCGGTATTATGGCATGCGGCGATATTACGCTTACGAACTGTATTTTTAAAGGCCTTTCGGGTACGAGTGCCGGTGGTGCGTTATATACCAACAGCGGTGTGACGGGTCGTTTTACGGGTTGTACGTTTGAGAATAATACCAATACGACTCACGGTGGCGCCGTTGCTTGTTCGGGTAGCACTAACTATTTTACCGATTGTGTTTTCACGGGTAATACGGTTACCGGTGCTAAGAGTGACGGAGGTGCCATATTCTTGCAAAAAGCAGGAGCTTCGGCGGAAATAGTGAATTGTACGTTTACTCAAAATTCAACGACTCGTTATGGGGGTGCAATAGGTCAAAAAGATGATATTGCGACAAATGGAGTTCTGACTATTAAAAATTCTACCTTTACCCAAAATAAGTCTACGGCAGCAAAAGGTGGCGGTGGGGCATTGCTTACTTGGATGGGTGATGTTACTGTTGAGAATTGCTCTTTTGAAGGTAATGCAGTAGAAGGTAGTGGTGGCTCTGGTGGAGCTTGGTATGCATCAATGAAGGCGGCAGATATTAACAGCTGTAAGGTGTCGAATACCTATTTCGGGGAAAATACTTGTACGGCTCATGGTGGTGCTATTCTTGCGAAAGTGCCCGATGGAGTTTTCACGAATTGTACTTTCTACAAAAATGTAGGTGGTACCGGTGGTGGTGGAGCGTTGGCTTGTCAAGCCGCTACCATTAATGTCTACAACAGTACATTTGTGGGGAACGAGTTGAAGAATGAATCGTATGGCACAGGTATCCACTCTGCATCGAATGGTGGTTTCAACTTGTATAATAATATTGTTGTCGGTGGTGTAAGCGGTATTGCTGATGTGTATACGCATAACAATTGTACGCTTGTAGGTAGCCATAATATTTACGGTACGATAGCCGAAGGTACACCTGTAACTACCGACGAATTTGTGGATAATGTAGTTTATACCGATCAGAAACTGTTTGCGGAAGATGAACCTATTCCGGCTTTCAATGAGGGTACGACCAAAAATATCGCTATTGCAGCCGACGGTATCGCAGCCGGAGCCGGTATTGTGGTAGAAGGTGTTCCCACAGTGGACCAACGCGGCAAATCTCGTTCGGCGACTAATCCGGCCATCGGCTCCTATGAAGTGGAGAAAGCCACGTCGATAGAGCGTGTAGCTGTTGAGAAATTGTTTTGGCCTAATCCTGCGCAAGGCAATATCAACTTGACGGAAGGTGTTTCGAATATCGCTATTTATGATTTGCAAGGCAGCTTGGTAAAAGAGGTCGCTATGCCTGCACAATCTGTTTCTGTGGAAGGTTTGAATCCCGGAATCTATCTGATTCGTATCACTCTAAACGGCAACGAACACAACCATCGCTTGGTTATTAAATAATAGAATTCATCATGTGTTTAAAAACGGGAGCTTCGCGAAGTTCCCGTTTTTTTTGTGAAAAGAGTAGAGGGTAAGCCGGTGTACCTGAGTTATGAGTTCAGTAGAGAATCCGAGGGGTAGACATGTATTTTAGCTATGGAATTTTTGTAGATAACCGCGTACCGAACTTTTGGGGAGAGTTTGATTCTTGTTTAAATTTCTATACAGAGTGTATTACTCCTTCTCCCCTATATTTTGCTCAAAACACAAGGGAGAAGTGTGAATGCTTTCGATAACAGGAATAGGGTAGTGTATCTCCCTCTTCCCTTTGCCGTGCCCCGTAGCATTACGGGGTGTTCCTGTAAGGAATATAGGAGGAGTGCCCACAGGGCGAGGGGGTTGAACTCTACAATCAAATGATCTTTTTCAACCCCTCTCCAAAGAAACGATAGTTTCTTTGGAGTCTCCTCTATATGGCTAATATAGTGCCCCGCAATACTATGGGGCACGGTAGGGAGAGAAGCTGAGATGTATTTTCGTCTTCGCTCCTGCTTCGATTTACGTGCGATTCCTTCGTAATATCACGAGCCACCACGGCAAGAGGAGAGGACTAAGATGCTGCTTCGAATATTCTTTTATCTCTACCCGCGAACACAAGAGAGAATTTGAAAGACGATTCCCTTTGATTTCTATTGAGTCGATATTCTCACTAATTATAGGCTGAACCGAGTTATGAGGTAACGTTGTCGTCGAGGCAGATAAAGGACAGATGTATTTTAAATTCCTTCATTGGGGGTGGCGGGATTGTAGTCGATAGATTTTTGGAATCTCATTCAAGGCCTGTATATGGCCGTGCGTTGTTTATGTTATTTTTGCATATAATGTCGTCGTTCTTCGGGCGAGAATTTTTCAATGGCGTAGCGAAGCATGGTTCGAGGCATATCGCGATAACGGGTGTCGAGGAAAGTACAGAGCCGGATTTTATCTTTTTTCCCGACCTCTCGCAGCATCCAGCCTACGGCTTTGCGGATTAGGTCATGTTTGTTGTACAAGAGAATATCGGCAATAGCGAGCGTATCGTCGAAGCGGCCTTTGCGGATCCATTGCCAAGTGGAGACAATCGAAATGCGCTGTTCCCAGATGAGGCTGCTTTGGGCCAGCCGATAGAGTGGGGTGTGGTCTTGTTCTTCGAGATAGCCTCCGACGATTTGTGCTGCGGATAAATCGACCAAATCCCAGTTGTTGATATATGCGGTATTGGATAAATAGGTGTGGTATATCGCTTCTCGACGGTTGGCATCGGCTTTTTTGAATTGTTCGACCATACATAACAAGGCGGCCATGCGCAACTCGTGAACCGGGTTGTGTAACAGGATTTCGAGTTGGTCGAGCGGGGTATCTAAGTATTGTTTGACGATACTGCGCGTCATGGGAACGGGGATGCCTATGAATATGTCTTGCTCGCCGTATTCTCCTTTTCCGGTTTTAAAGAATCCAGAGAGAGTTTTTGCTTTGTCGGGGTTGGCTGCCGCCCGAATCGCTTGCTCTATGTCTTGTGCTGTGTGCATGATTGAAGATGCTTGATTTTTTACAAAGATAAAAATTGCATGTAGCGGAATCAAATTTTTCTTTTGTTCAAATTTAATTTTTAATATAAGGTTGCGGGTGTGGATTTTAATTTGTTGAAATAAAGTTAAAAATAATGTGTAAATTATTGGCTGAAATTTTCTCTTTCGGTTTTATGATAATAGTTGTTTTTGACAATGTTTTTAGATGTTAATTTTAAAGGACTCTGTTGAAAAATTTGCGGATAGGCGGCAAGGTGATGGAAAATATTCGATTCTCAGGAAGATAAAATTTGAATAAATGATTGATATATAGTTGTATATGATAAAAATTGGAATGCGGGAATCAAGAAGAAATAGAATTGTCGGTTCTTTGGGTTGGGTGTAAATCCTTTTTTGGGGAAAGAAAAAGAGTGGATTTGCTTAAAATGACTATTTTTGTAGTGAAGCTACGAAACATAGATTACGTGTTGTCATCGTCAAGTAAATTTGTTTTTACTCAGGGTTTGTGCTATGTTCGTTTTTTAGAAAGATAATTTGAAAACAGTCTCGGCATGGTTCTCAATTACATTTGGATCGCATTTTTCGTTATTGCCTTTGTGGTGGCGGTGGTACAGACTTTCGTATATGGAAACACGGGAATCTGGACCGATATTATGAATGCTTCGTTTTCCTCGGCTCGGAGTGCGTTCAATATTTCTTTGGGTTTGACAGGTGTTCTTACGTTGTGGCTCGGACTTATGAAAATAGGGGAGCGGGGTGGGGTAGTCGCTGTTTTGTCGCGTTGGATCAGTCCGTTGTTTTCCCGACTTTTCCCGGGAGTTCCCAAAGGGCATCCGGCTTTGGGGTCGATGTTCATGAATGTTTCTGCCAATATGTTGGGGTTGGACAATGCTGCTACTCCATTGGGATTGAAGGCAATGAGAGAGTTGCAAGAGTTGAATCCCAAGAAGGACACGGCGACCGATGCCATGCTGATGTTCTTGGTTTTGAACGCTTCGGGGTTGACCTTGATTCCTATCGGGGTGATGACTTATCGGGCACAGATGGGGGCAGCCAATCCTTCGGACGTTTTCTTGCCCATTTTAATCGCCACGTTCATGGCGACGTTCGTGGGTCTTTTGGCATTGTGTATCAAACAGCGAATCAATATATTCGACCGGGTAATTCTGCTATGGGGATTGGGGCTTACCGCTTTTGTGGGCGGGATGTTTTATTATTTCTCCTCTTTGCCGGAAGAGAAGATTTCGTCTTATTCGGCTTTTGCAGCCAACAGTATTCTGTTTACGATTATCGTAATTTTTATCGTGGCGGGGTTTGTCAAGCGAATCAATGTTTATGATGCTTTTATAGAGGGCGCGAAAGAGGGTTTTAAGACGGCGGTTATGATCATACCCTATTTAGTGGCTATTCTCGTGGCTATCGGGATATTTCGGGCATCGGGAGC
The sequence above is drawn from the Barnesiella intestinihominis YIT 11860 genome and encodes:
- a CDS encoding T9SS type A sorting domain-containing protein; the encoded protein is MKNKLLLVSCALFLFSGTAFAENLLVTKTSGGADEEGTLPYVVANAPGGSVIELSIGDETTVTIPETILIDKNLTIDGKGKTISVAEPGVSNYRIFKIGLYEPEDGAELISLTLKNCTLYGGDGTALVDTETTMATWSATILVGKNGTLTGENLIFEKAKNGYAAGIMACGDITLTNCIFKGLSGTSAGGALYTNSGVTGRFTGCTFENNTNTTHGGAVACSGSTNYFTDCVFTGNTVTGAKSDGGAIFLQKAGASAEIVNCTFTQNSTTRYGGAIGQKDDIATNGVLTIKNSTFTQNKSTAAKGGGGALLTWMGDVTVENCSFEGNAVEGSGGSGGAWYASMKAADINSCKVSNTYFGENTCTAHGGAILAKVPDGVFTNCTFYKNVGGTGGGGALACQAATINVYNSTFVGNELKNESYGTGIHSASNGGFNLYNNIVVGGVSGIADVYTHNNCTLVGSHNIYGTIAEGTPVTTDEFVDNVVYTDQKLFAEDEPIPAFNEGTTKNIAIAADGIAAGAGIVVEGVPTVDQRGKSRSATNPAIGSYEVEKATSIERVAVEKLFWPNPAQGNINLTEGVSNIAIYDLQGSLVKEVAMPAQSVSVEGLNPGIYLIRITLNGNEHNHRLVIK
- a CDS encoding DNA alkylation repair protein — its product is MHTAQDIEQAIRAAANPDKAKTLSGFFKTGKGEYGEQDIFIGIPVPMTRSIVKQYLDTPLDQLEILLHNPVHELRMAALLCMVEQFKKADANRREAIYHTYLSNTAYINNWDLVDLSAAQIVGGYLEEQDHTPLYRLAQSSLIWEQRISIVSTWQWIRKGRFDDTLAIADILLYNKHDLIRKAVGWMLREVGKKDKIRLCTFLDTRYRDMPRTMLRYAIEKFSPEERRHYMQK
- a CDS encoding nucleoside recognition domain-containing protein encodes the protein MVLNYIWIAFFVIAFVVAVVQTFVYGNTGIWTDIMNASFSSARSAFNISLGLTGVLTLWLGLMKIGERGGVVAVLSRWISPLFSRLFPGVPKGHPALGSMFMNVSANMLGLDNAATPLGLKAMRELQELNPKKDTATDAMLMFLVLNASGLTLIPIGVMTYRAQMGAANPSDVFLPILIATFMATFVGLLALCIKQRINIFDRVILLWGLGLTAFVGGMFYYFSSLPEEKISSYSAFAANSILFTIIVIFIVAGFVKRINVYDAFIEGAKEGFKTAVMIIPYLVAILVAIGIFRASGAMDYIVEGFATVFGWLGIDTEFVGALPTALMKSLSGSGSRGMMVDAMSAYGVDSFVGRVACTVQGSTDTTFYILAVYFGSVGVRKTRYAVGYALLADVIGAISAITVSYFFFK